Part of the Gammaproteobacteria bacterium genome, ACTGGTGCTAAATTTTACCACTTTAAGTGTGCCTAACTTGAGTAAAAGCATAGCAGTGAATGCAGTGGCAATTGATCCTGATACAGCGAGGACGGCTTTGGCCAGCGATGTCAATAATCACTACTTGCTGCGTTATGGCACCTTATTTGCTTCATCATTTCTACAAGGCTTGGGGACTGCAGTTTCTCAATCGGGCTCAACAGTGGTATTTCAGCCAACAGGTAATACTTTTATTACAAATCCTTCGACTTCAGCTGTACAAAAGGGCTTGGTTGCTTTAGGGAATGTCGGTACTCAATATGCGGCAACACTGGGGCAGAATTTCCAAAAACCTCCTACAGTGACTCTCAATGCAGGGACAGCCTTAGGCATTTTGTTGATGGCTGATTTGACTATTCCTCAGTCATAGTGCCATTGTTCTTAAAAAGGCTGCTAACTTGCTTAAACTTAAAATGGCAGTTGGAGCAGCGCGCCCTGTTTTCATAAAATATTCGCAATAAATTTTATTTTTTCAATATAAAATGTTTATCTGAAGATGTGGCAATTTGCCCACAAAATAAAATGCAGGTTAACTGCCTGTTCTTCACTCCCGGGAGAAAATCCCCCAATACAGTGCTGTTAATATTGTCTTAATGTTATACAGGTATCATAACAACATATAAAAATGTTGTAACAAATCAATTGGTTATTTTTAAAAAAGTATAAATTAACCACAAAAAATCAGCTAAAAGGACACAAATAATTAGGGTATTGTTACAAGATTTTTGCTGCTGATTTTAATGAATTTAATAGAATGTTATTAATATTTTCTTAATTTTGAATAGGTAATATACACCCATGAATGCAAACACATCCGCAGAACATCCTGATCTGGAGTATGAATATACCGAAGATCAATTAACGGAGAAGCCGGGGACAGAGCCGATCATAGAAAAAGAGTTAGAGGCTCCTAAAGCTAAATCCAGGTTTTCAAGGAAAAAGATCATTACTGTCGTTGTTGTTTGTGCAATGGTAGGAGCAATTTTTCAGTTTCTTAATAATCGTGATAAAGCAGCTGAAAATGGTAGCCAGCCAGAAATTGAACAAACGGCTAAGGTAGTTAAAAAAGCAAAACCAGTTGCTGAAAAACCGATCGCTCGACAAAATATCGCAGAGGTGGTGCAATCGAAGCCTGCAATAAAGCCACAACTGACTGTGACAAAAGTAGCAGAGCCTGAAATAACTAAGCAGGAGCCAACTGCAATAGAGCAGTTGGAAAAACTACCTGCACCGGCGACTTCCGTCGCTACTACGCAGTATCAGCCAGAAATTAAGGAGTTACAAACGGGATTGAATACAGTGAATCAATCAGTGAGTGGTTTACAGCAAACCTTATTGACATTGACAAATTCAGTACAAGCTTTGTCAAATCAGGTAGCACAATTGAGCAAGGAGCAAAAAGCCAAGTCGGTTGCAATGGCACAGGCAAAACCAGAAGTGAAAGTTCAATACTATTTGAAAGCGATTATCACTGGAAGAGCTTGGATAGAATCAGAAACAGGTGATTTAACGACAGTTAAAGTAGGAGATGAACTCCCAAGCTATGGCACAATCACGGCAATTGACCCTGAAAATGCGACAGTGACCACTTCAGCGGGCGGCACAATAAAACATGCTCCCAATGATAGTTAATTGGCGCTGTATTTAGCAATGTTGTTTGGTTGCTATTAAGGACGGGTCTGTATATATTTTGATTTTAAGGAATATAGGAGTGAGGACTGAGGGGATTCAGTCGGTAATGAAGGATTATAGGTATCTTAAAGATAGCTTTCTGAAAGATAATAGTTTAGTTAGGATTTTACTGAATAGTTATTGATTTTTGCAGATGGGGTAAAAATCAATAACTCGACAGTAGCGAAACAGGATGTAATTTAAAACATCAAAAGAGGTTAGAAATGAAGTTAATATCATCAAAAACTAAAAAAATTCTAGGAACAGCCTTAGCTGCCCTGGGCATTTTTGTAGTCAGTCAGGCAGCTTTAGCTGATGCTCAGAGTCTTGGGACTCTTGCAACTACAGCCACTAGCAGTTTTAGCGGTCTAGGTAAATTGTTATTTGCTATCTCCTATGTCTGTGGTTTCGGTTTGGCAGTGATTGCGATATTCTTATTTAAGAAACATAGGGATAATCCGCAACAGACCGCATTGGGTGTACCTGTTGGTATGCTGGTAATTGGCGTTGGTTTAATATTCTTACCGACCCTATTAGGTTCTGCGGGTATGACATTGTTTGGAGCAGACAGACAAGCGTCTGACTTTAGCGGCTCTGGTTATGAGATCAATCTCAGCGACTCGGGTAGTTAATAAAGTATTACTAGGATAAATATTTCCAGGGATGGAACCTCCATCTGATATCTACCAATGCGGATGGAAAATAAAAACACAAGGAGTCATTAGCGTTAGGGATTTGGTAAATCAGTCCTATAGAGGTTAACATGAAATTAAATATATCGAAAATTAAGAAAGTACTTCTGGGTTTAGGTGTGCTCGGATTTTTTGCAGTCAGTCAGGCAGCACTTGCTGATGCTAAAGCGCTTGGCGACCTTGCATTGACGGCAACTAGCAGTTTTAGTGGCTTAGGTAAATTGTTATTTGCTATTTCCTATGTTTGTGGTTTCGGATTAGCAGTTATCGCAATTTTCTTGTTTAAGAAACATAGAGATAATCCGCAGCAGACCGCATTGGGTGTACCTGTTGGTATGCTGGTGATTGGTGTTGGTTTGATATTCTTACCGACCCTGTTAGGTTCTGCGGGTATGACGTTGTTTGGAGCAGACAGACAAGCTTCTGACTTTACTGGTTCTGGTTATGAGATCAATCTCAGCGATACTTCCAGTTAAACGATAGTTAGTCAGAAACTGGTGGAGTATGCGCCAGTTAGTTAATATATGCCGCTTGTGCTTGAAGATTGATACTAATCTTCAAGCACGAGCGGCATTATTACGTTCATGGGTCACTTAATATGCACTTTGCAGTTTAGGTGAAAATGGGTATAGCAGAGGAAAATGACTTTGAATCCGCTGACATTACATGTTATTCCTGGCGCTTTTCGACTGTTTATTGCCAGAAAGGCCGACAAAGCTTTTGAAGCATTTAGCACAAAAGTGTGGGAAAGAGATGACTACACCTGTCAATTTTGTGGGTTTCAGGCGCGGCAATTCCAAGAAGTCATTAACCTTGATACCCAATATCAAAACAATCGGCTGTCTAATTTATCGACGGCTTGTTGCTTTTGTACACAATGTTTCTTTTTAGAGGCAGTCGGTAAAGGTGACTACGGTGGTGGTACTTTGATTTACTTGCCTGAAATCAGCCAGTCTGATTTAAACGGCCTGTGCCATGTCTTATTTTGCGCTATTGCTAATGCGACCGATTACCGCACTGATGCGCAGAATATTTACCGTAACCTGAAGTTACGCTCCAAATATGTGGAAGATAAACTGGGTGAGGGGATGAGTAATCCTTCCCTGGTAGGTCAGGCATTGGTGAATGTCCTTGATCCACAAAAACAAGAAGCCATGCCAGAATGGCTAAATTCCCTAAGATTATTACCGGCGCGCGCTAAATTCAGCTTACAGATTGAAACCTGGGCTGCCGCTGCGCTGGAAGAATTATCAGCAGAAAGCTAAGGCTGTAAGAGAAGTATTGTCATCCTGTGCCTACATCCAGGAGAGCTAGTTATCAGCTAGAATACGAAGTTTAGAATCAGCAATTGTTGCTGAAAACAGCAAAACCCGCTGTGAATAGATATACGAGATAAAGTAAATGGCAAATATTTTAAGTTCACTTTTAGACACAGTGGATGTGTTTATCGCCTGGGCTTCCTCATCGTTAAAACAAACGGTGGAATCCTATTGCGAACTGCAGACCGCGGATAGCAAAAATACGCTAGTCGCACATGATGGCTCGTTGGTCTCGGTACTCAGAATCCGCGGCGTGCGCGCCCTGGTTGGAAAAGAAGAGTTTGATCGCATTCAACTAGGTTTACAGCAAGCACTGGCCACCACCATGTCTCGCACCGGACATACTCTACAAGTACATTTCACCCATAACAAAGATGACGTAGACCAAAAAATCCGCGAAATCCTGCGTCCAGCCCAAGAAACCAGCAAGCGTTTGGAATTAGAGCTGGATGATTTATTCAATGAGCGCGTTAAATATTTACAAAAATACTGCGCCCATGAATCTATTTATATGGTGCTCTGGACACGCCCTAATAGCTTAACGGGTGAGCAGTTGGGACGCGCTAGAAAAGAAAAAATGAAGGCCTTCAAACAAAAAAAAGTGCCAGTATTCCGTTATACCCAAAATTTAATGGCAGCGATTCCAGATCTGCGTGAAGGGCATGAATCTTTTGTCCGCGCTGTGATGAGTGACTTAAATATGCTGGAAATTGTGACTGACCTTCTAGAAGTGCATCAAGCAGTCAAAGCCATGCGCATGACCGTCGACCCAGACTTTACCGACCGCGAATGGCTGCCATCATTACCTGGCGATAAAATCAAAGTCAAAGAATCTCAGCAAATGCGAGGCGATGTCTCTGATGTATTATGGCCATCATTGGCAAGGCAAATACTACCCCGCGATGCAGAAATTCTCGACCTACGCACAGCGCGCATCGGCGATCGTATCTATTCCTCGGTATTTATCGATTTATTTCCTAAAGATATCCAACAGTTTGCCTCATTATTTGTCAGGGTAGCACAAACCAATACCCCCTGGCGTATTTCCTTCTTGATTGAAAGCGGCGGTTTAAGTTCAATGAAGCTCAAAACTGCATTGTCATCGCTGTTGTCATTTAGCTCTGCGCAGAATCGGCTATTAAATGATTCTATGGATTTATTACGCTATGTGGACATCAATACCGATGATTCAGTGGTTAAACTGCGAGTCACCGCAACCACTTGGGCGCCTGCCGATGATATGCGTTTGCTGCGCAATCGAGCGGCGCAGTTAGCTAAAGCCATAGAAAGCTGGGGATCGTGTAATGTCTCCGAAGTATGTGGTGATGCTTTTGCCGGCGTGACTTCCAGTATGTTGGGTGTGAGCAGCCATAGTGTCGCTGTGGCCTCTGTGGCGCCACTCTCTGATGTATTGTATATGTTGCCCCTATTTCGACCGTCCTCGCCTTGGTCAAATGGCGCTATTCTGTTTCGTTCGCCGGATGGTAAACCCTGGCCTTATCAACCAGGTTCCAGTGAGCAGACTACCTGGATTGATATCATGTACGCACGGCCGGGTTCTGGTAAATCCGTATTATCTAATGCGATTAATTTGGCATTAGCTTTAGGTCCCGGCATGCAGCGTTTACCACGCATTGCAGTGATTGATATTGGTCCTTCCAGTAGCGGGTTAATTTCTCTCTTGAAAGAAGCTTTACCCATAGAGAAAAAGCATTTGGCGGCCTACCATCGACTGCGTATGACGCCTGAGTATACGATTAATCCATTTGATACCCAGCTGGGTGCGCGTTACCCGACACCACAGGAAAGAAGTTTCTTGGTGAATTTCCTCACCCTGTTGGCAACCCCAGTAGGTGCTACCAAAACCTATGATGGTATCTCGGATATGTCGGGATTGATTGTTGATGAGCT contains:
- a CDS encoding type IV secretion protein IcmD translates to MKLNISKIKKVLLGLGVLGFFAVSQAALADAKALGDLALTATSSFSGLGKLLFAISYVCGFGLAVIAIFLFKKHRDNPQQTALGVPVGMLVIGVGLIFLPTLLGSAGMTLFGADRQASDFTGSGYEINLSDTSS
- a CDS encoding DUF6750 family protein; translated protein: MKLISSKTKKILGTALAALGIFVVSQAALADAQSLGTLATTATSSFSGLGKLLFAISYVCGFGLAVIAIFLFKKHRDNPQQTALGVPVGMLVIGVGLIFLPTLLGSAGMTLFGADRQASDFSGSGYEINLSDSGS
- the icmJ gene encoding type IVB secretion system protein IcmJDotN, which encodes MTLNPLTLHVIPGAFRLFIARKADKAFEAFSTKVWERDDYTCQFCGFQARQFQEVINLDTQYQNNRLSNLSTACCFCTQCFFLEAVGKGDYGGGTLIYLPEISQSDLNGLCHVLFCAIANATDYRTDAQNIYRNLKLRSKYVEDKLGEGMSNPSLVGQALVNVLDPQKQEAMPEWLNSLRLLPARAKFSLQIETWAAAALEELSAES
- a CDS encoding type IV secretion protein IcmB, whose translation is MANILSSLLDTVDVFIAWASSSLKQTVESYCELQTADSKNTLVAHDGSLVSVLRIRGVRALVGKEEFDRIQLGLQQALATTMSRTGHTLQVHFTHNKDDVDQKIREILRPAQETSKRLELELDDLFNERVKYLQKYCAHESIYMVLWTRPNSLTGEQLGRARKEKMKAFKQKKVPVFRYTQNLMAAIPDLREGHESFVRAVMSDLNMLEIVTDLLEVHQAVKAMRMTVDPDFTDREWLPSLPGDKIKVKESQQMRGDVSDVLWPSLARQILPRDAEILDLRTARIGDRIYSSVFIDLFPKDIQQFASLFVRVAQTNTPWRISFLIESGGLSSMKLKTALSSLLSFSSAQNRLLNDSMDLLRYVDINTDDSVVKLRVTATTWAPADDMRLLRNRAAQLAKAIESWGSCNVSEVCGDAFAGVTSSMLGVSSHSVAVASVAPLSDVLYMLPLFRPSSPWSNGAILFRSPDGKPWPYQPGSSEQTTWIDIMYARPGSGKSVLSNAINLALALGPGMQRLPRIAVIDIGPSSSGLISLLKEALPIEKKHLAAYHRLRMTPEYTINPFDTQLGARYPTPQERSFLVNFLTLLATPVGATKTYDGISDMSGLIVDELYKSLADDGNPHVYTPGAEMFIDGILEEIGFVSDPHTTWWEVTDALFIAGFTHEALLAQRHAVPVMADVTSICRSSAVEDLFGKIVAPTGETLISAFGRMISSAIREYPIIAQATKFDIGEARIVSLDLDEVAKSGGDAANRQTAVMYMLARYVLARHYFLTEEDVADMPETFRSYHEARVSEIREDPKRIVFDEFHRTAGVEAVRNQVIQDMREGRKWKVQVALISQSLDDFDAVMVEFATSIFIMDAGPEQAILKTTKVFGLSDTAQHALRTRVHGPREGGSTFLALFATKHGLNTQLLTLTLGPVELWAFSTTLEDAQIRNKLYRRLNPIVARRLLATLFPSGSAMKMIENRLLAVKERHGAVTEELKMGVVDRVVEDVLEAYGKNPDVKFIS